In one Oryza glaberrima chromosome 2, OglaRS2, whole genome shotgun sequence genomic region, the following are encoded:
- the LOC127763308 gene encoding expansin-A13, with protein sequence MAGVARMLAAVVCAIMAAAAMAAGGVGALEPSGWVRAHATFYGGADASGTMGGACGYGNLYAQGYGTRTAALSTALFNDGLACGQCYKLVCDRKTDRTWCKPGVSVTITATNFCPPNWDLPSDSGGWCNPPRPHFDMAQPAWEKIGIYRGGIIPVIYQRVPCMKKGGVRFTINGHDYFQLVLLTNVGAAGSIKAMDVKGSKSPDWMAMAHNWGAQWHSLAYLTGQGLSFRVTITDGQTLVFPNVVRPGWRFGQTFASNLQFK encoded by the exons ATGGCGGGCGTCGCTCGCATGCTCGCGGCCGTGGTCTGCGcgatcatggcggcggcggcgatggcggccggcggcgtgggcgcgctGGAGCCGAGCGGGTGGGTGAGGGCGCACGCGACGTTCTACGGCGGCGCGGACGCGTCGGGAACCATGGGCGGGGCGTGCGGGTACGGCAACCTGTACGCGCAGGGGTACGgcacgaggacggcggcgctcaGCACGGCGCTGTTCAACGACGGCCTCGCCTGCGGGCAGTGCTACAAGCTCGTCTGCGACCGCAAGACGGACCGGACGTGGTGCAAGCCGGGCGTCTCCGTCACCATCACCGCCACCAACTTCTGCCCGCCCAACTGGGACCTCCCcagcgacagcggcggctgGTGCAACCCGCCGCGCCCCCACTTCGACATGGCCCAGCCCGCCTGGGAGAAGATCGGCATCTACCGCGGCGGCATCATCCCCGTCATCTACCAAAG GGTTCCTTGCATGAAGAAGGGCGGGGTGCGGTTCACCATCAACGGGCACGACTACTTCCAGCTGGTGCTGCTGACCAACGTCGGGGCGGCCGGCTCGATCAAGGCCATGGACGTGAAGGGCTCCAAGTCGCCGGACTGGATGGCCATGGCGCACAACTGGGGCGCCCAGTGGCACTCGCTGGCCTACCTCACCGGCCAGGGCCTCTCCTTCCGGGTCACCATCACCGATGGCCAGACGCTCGTCTTCCCCAACGTCGTTCGCCCCGGATGGAGGTTCGGCCAAACGTTCGCGAGCAACCTACAGTTCAAGTGA